The Gemmatimonadota bacterium genome includes the window TTGCCCGCGAGCGATTCAGACGTCACCTGCCCGATTTCGATTTCCGGGTGGAACAGGAGCAGGCGGAGCAGTTCCCCACCGCCGTATCCGGACGCGCCGGCGATAGACACCTTGATCATGATTGGGCCACCTTTACCAGATAGTCGATGATTCGGCCGGGAATGTCCACGCCCGTCGGCTTAATGCTGTTCCGGAATTCCATGGTGTAGTTGACCTCGTTGACCATGATCCCGTCCGGCGATTCCAGCAGGTCGACGGCCACCACGCCGCCGCCCACCGCTTCCGCGGCGCGGGCGGAAAGCATCCCCACGTCACCCTCCACGGGACAGTCGGCCGTCGTCCCGCCCAGGGCGGTGTTGGTCTTCCAGTGGTCCGAATACCGGTAGACGGCGCAGATGGTCTCGCCGTCGACCACGAAAGACCGGATATCGCGTCCGGGCTTTTCGACGTACTCCTGGATGTAGATCACCGAATGCTGATAGGACCCCAGGGTCTCCTTGTGCTCGAGCACCGCTTCGGCGGCATGACGGTCGTTGACCCGCGCGATGAGGCGCCCCCACGAGCCGATGGGCGGCTTGACCACGACGGGATAGCCCATGGATTCCATTTCCTCCAGGGCCGACTCGGCCGTGAACGCGACGCGGGCTTTCGGCGTAGGCACCCCGTGGTCTACCAGCGCCATGGTCGTCAGGAACTTGTTCCCGCACACGCGGGCTACCTCGTAGGAGTTGACGGTCCTGATGCCGCTGGCGTTGAGTATCTTCAGCGAGTTGAGGGCCCTGGAATGGTTGATGCACCGCTCGAGTATGACGTCGTGGTCGTACCGGTGGTTCTCCAGGTCGAAGACGATGCGCCGGTCGTCCAGCCGGTCGAAGACGATACCCCGTTTCGCCGCGGCCTCGAAGAGCATCTTCTGTTCCGTGGAAACGATGGACAGCAGCATGCCGATCTTCACGAGTTTCGTACCCCCTGTGCCACCGAGTCCGCCACGTAGTCCATGATCTTCCCCGGTATATTGACGCCGGTGACGTCCGATGCGTCCGAAAGCCCGGACGGCGGGCCCATCTCCTGCACGAACCAGGCATCCTTCGTGCGAACCATGTCCACCACCGCGATTCCGCCGCCGATCGCCCGGACGGCTGCGACCGCCAGGTCGTTCAGTTCCTCCGTGACGGGCTCCTGCTTCATCAGGCCGCCGGCGGTG containing:
- the lysX gene encoding lysine biosynthesis protein LysX, encoding MKIGMLLSIVSTEQKMLFEAAAKRGIVFDRLDDRRIVFDLENHRYDHDVILERCINHSRALNSLKILNASGIRTVNSYEVARVCGNKFLTTMALVDHGVPTPKARVAFTAESALEEMESMGYPVVVKPPIGSWGRLIARVNDRHAAEAVLEHKETLGSYQHSVIYIQEYVEKPGRDIRSFVVDGETICAVYRYSDHWKTNTALGGTTADCPVEGDVGMLSARAAEAVGGGVVAVDLLESPDGIMVNEVNYTMEFRNSIKPTGVDIPGRIIDYLVKVAQS